The sequence below is a genomic window from Xyrauchen texanus isolate HMW12.3.18 chromosome 46, RBS_HiC_50CHRs, whole genome shotgun sequence.
GTCTATCTAGCGCTTGTTTACATGTGTCAACAAATGTAAACAGCACATTATCAATAGCAGCATTCATATTCCCGATGTCATCAAACAACCAGAAATAACAAATGCCATATGAAACATACCTGAGGTACATTCATTTAATTGTGGGATTTCATGTATTAGTATTCATGTAttcaattgcatctatgtgaacttctgcaattaatctagatggacttcaaagcctgtggtcattaatcttacagttcaaacacaatcgatgtgtAATCACTGActcttaacacttagtttaataattttaaaccatgattttacctatacataattaatatttacattacattcataatgttagcctgaggggaactggcccccacagcgagtctggattagggttagggtggggttagtcagaggggaactggcccccacagcgagtctggtttagggttagggtggggttagtcagaggggaactggcccccacagcgagtctggtttagggttagggtggggttagtcagaggggaactggcccccacagtgagtctggtttagggttagggtggggttagtcagaggggaactggcccccacattgagtctggtttagggttagggtggggttggtcagaggggaactggcccccacagtgagtctggtttactgttagggtggggttagtcagaggggaactggcccccacagtgagtctggtttagggttagtcagaggggaactggcccccacagagagtctggtttagggttagggtggggttagtcagaggggaactggcccccacagtgagtctggtttagggttagggtggggttagtcagaggggaactggcccccacagtgagtctggtttagggttagggtggggttagtcagaggggaactggcccccacagtgagtctggtttagggttagggtggggttagtcagaggggaactggcccccacattgagtctggtttagggttagggtggggttggtcagaggggaactggcccccacattgagtctggtttagggttagggtggggttggtcagaggggaactggcccccacagtgagtctggtttctcccaaggttatttttctcaattaatccacatcttatggagttttgtgttccttgccacagtcgcctacagcttgctcactggggttattaatacaattatcatttaattatttttaaacacggtATTTTAtccaattacacaatgatgattcattgacattatagacattacagttgtattcttctgttaatgctaatcttctgtaaagctgctttgaaacgatgtgtgttgtgaaaggcgctatacaaataaaattgacttgacttgaccagtaGACTGTCAAACATTATATGTTTCTTTCCTTGATTAAGATATATTTCTGTCAGCGTATTATACAACTATCAACAGATCACGTGCACAGCTGTCATGATTACTGATAGCGGCACCTGCTGGCTGAGGTTGGTActgcatgctaattgttagctatttttaaattaaaaaaataaatctcatgcgtttctcaaaataaataaataaataaataaaaagtgagaggaaagaaatattttttttatgggagaaaaaaaaaaaatcttaggaCAGGCTCAGGAAGGCACCAAGACACCTAAAACAAATGACCTAATGATTTTCTTTCGCAGTGTGTTTCACCGCAGTCATGAAATGTGTCTGTGTGAATGCTGCTGATTGGTCCAAACctctatgtctgtctctctgattgGTGCTGTCAGATGTGGGTTGGGCTACTGATGACCGCATCGCCACACCAGCAGATTCACGCTATAAATCACAAATATACTACAGATGTGAACCTTTCATATTTACTCCCTCAATCACTTCCAAAAGTCTCTTTAACAAAaactgcatttctgtaaacacTGTCTGTAAATGAGCATGTTAATGAGAGACTTCACATCATCTGTGCAACACATGATTAGAATTAtatgattttttgttgttgtttttgatcaataactgactgtaaagaacagaaaaagtattaaaagacattattcaatgataaATGGGTTGTgtagatctcatctttggacacacattacacgggaAACCTTACAATTACtagagtgaaatctaaacattataataaaactgaatatattcactttagtccCACAGTGTGAAATTTGGTGTGATTTCCTCTCActgagtgaaagatcgatcttaAGATTTAAGAACTgatatcgagatcgttcaaatgaagattgcgattaaTTGGAAAAGCAATATTTTTACCTACTTCTATttttaacatatttcaaataatatgaCCAAAGGATcgtttaattgcattttatgcATCTTGAATACACACAATTCAATCATATTTTCACACGTTTTGCATAATTTAGTCCAATAAAATGACtctattttttctttgttttgtctcatatttcatgctCTTTTGGTTAACATGTACACTAACTTTCAACAAACTTTATTAGGGGTCAAATTATTTGTTGTGGTGAAAATAAACTTCGTACTTTATGAAAGAATGATAGAATaagataattttcacacaataaatatttaaatagtttgtttatttcactctttgtttagatgattaTAGTTTTAAACAcgtaataattatgtaataaaatgtaataatgtgtatttttataatgtattttcatagtttaatgttGAACGTCTGGGCCTGAagactaaaacagtcaaatctatataaaagacatttaaaaagtaccaaaaataaatgatgaacacCTTGTAAACAAAAGTTTATAATTCAGTTTTAgtgagaccttcatataacataaagaaaaactgttagtttgaataaaaatcaCCACTTGGGTCATGAAAGTGCCTGAAGATAAAGAATCAACTATAGATATCTGATAgcctgtcggtctgtctgtctgtctgtctgtctgtctgtctgtatgcctgtccatctgtctgtcttcctgtctgtatgtctgtccatctgtctgtcttcctgACTGTATGTCTgttaatctgtctgtctacctgtctgtctgtctacctgtctgtctgtctacctgtctttcttcctgtctgtatgtctgtccatctgtctttctACCTGTCTGTCCGTCTGCCTGTATGCCTGTAtgcctatttgtctgtctgtctgtctgtctgtccatctgtctgtcttcctgtctgtatgtctgtccatctgtctgtcttcctgACTGTATGTCTgttaatctgtctgtctacctgtctgtctgtctacctgtctgtcttcctgtctgtatgtctgtccatctgtctttctACCTGTCTGTCCGTCTGCCTGTATGCCTGTAtgcctatttgtctgtctgtctgtttgtctgtctgtctgcctgtatgcctgtctgtctgtctgtctgtttgtctgtctgtctgtctacctgtctgtctgtctgttagtctgtctgtctgcctgtttgtctgtctgcctgtctgtctgtctgtccgtctgtctgtctgtcagctaTTCTTTGACATTCGCACTCATTATTTCTGTTGTTTCTTCAGTTCATCCGTCCATGTCTTGAAATCATCTCAGATGGAAAAGCAGGACTGTGATTAAAATCAgaccataaacacacatacagatgATCTGATGAGTCTATAAAATATCTCAGTCTCATTTAATTAATAACAGCTGTGAGTgtaaaataatctataaacatGAAAGAGTTTTATTGTCAAATACTTTCTACAagctgacacacaaacaaacaaataaacaaacattctcTCTTGACAAACTAATTGAACATACAAACTTACAACCACTGATGTTCTGTTACTCATTATGCCACAGATGGGTAAGTTGGGCCGCATGGATGTGATTGGTCCAAACAGGCTGCACAGATCATTGGTCAGGTCAGCATTGGCCACACCCACTGCATGATTTCGTAGAACATGAATCGCATCTTCGAGCCGGTCGAGTCTGTCCTCAATCtgacacacattcagacagacagaatcGTTtgttaagtgtgtctgtgtgtaaccAGATGTGTTGTGTTTGTTCACAGACTGAATTAAGAACATCAAATATAATTGACCTCATGAAATTGAACCCATGAATCAAAAACGTTTACCAGCGAATGCAGCGGAGGATTGTAATTGGCTGGCAGTGATGTCTGTCCAGTGGATTGTGGCCACTGATTGGCTCCTGCTGGTGACAGCACACAAAACATGAGAGAGTCATTATTTCTGTCCAAACAAAACATGACACACGGTAGAatctgtaaacacctttacatgtaacacggtagagtctgtaaacacctttacatgtaacacagtagagtctgtaaacacctttacatgtaacacagtagagtccgtaaacacctttacatgtaacacggTAGAGTcagtaaacacctttacatgtaacacagtagagtgtgtaaacacctttacatgtaacacggTAGAGTcagtaaacacctttacatgtaacacagtagagtgtgtaatcacctttacatgtaacacggtagagtgtgtaaacacctttacatgtaacacggtagagtctgtaaacacctttacatgtaacacggaagagtctgtaaacacctttacatgtaacacagtagagtgtgtaaacacctttacatgtaacacggTAGAGTcagtaaacacctttacatgtaacacagtagaatctgtaaacacctttacatgtaacacggaagagtctgtaaacacctttacatgtaacacagtagagtgtgtaaacacctttacatgtaacacggTAGAGTcagtaaacacctttacatgtaacacagtagaatctgtaaacacctttacatgtaacactgtagagtgtgtaaacacctttacatgtaacacagtagagtgtgtaaacacctttacatgtaacacggTAGAGTcagtaaacacctttacatgtaacacagtagaatctgtaaacacctttacatgtaacacggaagagtctgtaaacacctttacatgtaacacagtagagtgtgtaaacacctttacatgtaacacggTAGAGTcagtaaacacctttacatgtaacacagtagagtgtgtaaacacctttacatgtaacacagtagagtctgtaaacacctttacatgtaaaacagtagagtgtgtaaacacctttacatgtaacacagtagagtgtgtaaacacctttacatgtaacacggaagagtctgtaaacacctttacatgtaaaacagtagagtgtgtaaacacctttacatgtaacacagtagagtctgtaaacacctttacatgtaacacagtagagtgtgtaaacacctttacatgtaacacagtagagtctgtaaacacctttacatgtaaaacagtagagtgtgtaaacacctttacatgtaacacagtagagtgtgtaaacacctttacatgtaaaacagtagagtgtgtaaacacctttacatgtaacacagtagaatctgtaaacacctttacatgtaacacggaagagtctgtaaacacctttacatgtaacacagtagagtctgtaaacacctttacatgtaaaacagtagagtgtgtaaacacctttacatgtaacacagtagagtgtgtaaacacctttacatgtaaaacagtagagtgtgtaaacacctttacatgtaacacagtagagtctgtaaacacctttacatgtaaaacagtagagtgtgtaaacacctttacatgtaacacagtagagtgtgtaaacacctttacatgtaacacagtagagTCAGTAAAaacctttacatgtaacacagtagagtgtgtaaacacctttacatgtaacacagtagagtgtgtaaacacctttacatgcaACAGAGTAGagtctgtaaacacctttacatgtaacacagtagagtgtgtaaacaactttacatgtaacacagtagagtctgtaaacacctttacatgtaacacggaagagtctgtaaacacctttacatgtaacacattagagtgtgtaaacacctttacatgtaacacagtagagtgtgtaaacacctttacatgtaacacggaagagtctgtaaacacctttacatgtaacacagtagagtgtgtaaacacctttacatgtaacacagtagagtctgtaaacacctttacatgtaaaacagtagagtgtgtaaacacctttacatgtaacacagtagagtgtgtaaacacctttacatgtaacacagtagagtcagtaaacacctttacatgtaacacattagagtgtgtaaacacctttacatgtaacacagtagagtgtgtaaacacctTTAAATGTAACACGGAAGagtctgtaaacacctttacatgtaacacagtagagtgtgtaaacacctttacatgtaacacagtagagtctgtaaacacctttacatgtaaaacagtagagtgtgtaaacacctttacatgtaacacagtagagtctgtaaacacctttacatgtaaaacagtagagtgtgtaaacacctttacatgtaacacagtagagtgtgtaaacacctttacatgtaacacagtagagtcagtaaacacctttacatgtaacacagtagagtctgtaaacacctttacatgtaacacagtagagtcagtaaacacctttacatgtaacacagtagaatgtgtaaacacctttacatgtaacacggaagagtctgtaaacacctttacatgtaacacagtagagtgtgtaaacacctttacatgtaacacagtagagtctgtaaacacctttacatgtaacacggaagagtctgtaaacacctttacatgtaacacagtagagtgtgtaaacacctttacatgtaacacagtagagtcagtaaacacctttacatgtaacacagtagagtctgtaaacacctttacatgtaacacagtagagtctgtaaacacctttacatgtaacacagtagagtcagtaaacacctttacatgtaacacagtagagtgtgtaaacccctttacatgtaacacggaagagtctgtaaacacctttacatgtaacacagtagagtgtgtaaacacctttacatgtaacacagtagagtctgtaaacacctttacatgtaacacggaagagtctgtaaacacctttacatgtaacacagtagagtgtgtaaacacctttacatgtaacacagtagagtcagtaaacacctttacatgtaacacagtagagtgtgtaaacacctttacatgtaacactGTAGAatctgtaaacacctttacatgtaacacagtagagtcagtaaacacctttacatgtaacacagtagagtgtaaacacctttacatgtaacacagtagagTCTGTAAGCACCTTTACATGTATCACAGTAGAGTcagtaaacacctttacatgtaacacagtagagtgtaaacacctttacatgtaacacagtagagTCTGTAAGCACCTTTACATGTATCACAGTAGAGTcagtaaacacctttacatgtaacacagtagagtctgtaaacacctttacatgtaacacagtagagtctgtaaacacctttacatgtaacacagtagagtcagtaaacacctttacatgtaacacagtagagtgtgtaaacccctttacatgtaacacggaagagtctgtaaacacctttacatgtaacacagtagagtgtgtaaacacctttacatgtaacacagtagagtctgtaaacacctttacatgtaacacggaagagtctgtaaacacctttacatgtaacacagtagagtgtgtaaacacctttacatgtaacacagtagagtcagtaaacacctttacatgtaacacagtagagtgtgtaaacacctttacatgtaacactGTAGAatctgtaaacacctttacatgtaacacagtagagtcagtaaacacctttacatgtaacacagtagagtgtaaacacctttacatgtaacacagtagagtgtgtaaacactttacatgtaacacagtagagtgtgtaaacactttacatgtaacacagtagagtgtgtaaacactttacatgtaacacagtagagtgtgtaaacacctttacatgtaacacagtagagtctgtaaacacctttacatgtaaaaCAGTagtgtgtaaacacctttacatgtaacacagtagagtgtgtaaacacctttacatgtaacacagtagagactgtaaacacctttacatgtaacacagtagagtctgtaaacacctttacatgtaacacggaagagtctgtaaacacctttacatgtaacacagtagagtgtgtaaacacctttacatgtaacacagtagagtcagtaaacacctttacatgtaacacggaagagtctgtaaacacctttacatgtaacactGTAGAatctgtaaacacctttacatgtaacactGTAGAatctgtaaacacctttacatgtaacacggAAGAGTcagtaaacacctttacatgtaacacggaagagtctgtaaacacctttacatgtaacacagtagagtctgtaaacacctttacatgtaacacagtagagtctgtaaacacctttacatgtaacacggaagagtctgtaaacacctttacatgtaacacagaagagtctgtaaacacctttacatgtaaaaCAGTAGAGTCcataaacacctttacatgtaacacagtagagTCTGTAAACACTTTACATGTAACACGGTAGagtctgtaaacacctttacatgtaacacggaagagtctgtaaacacctttacatgtaacacggaagagtctgtaaacacctttacatgtaacacagtagagtctgtaaacacctttacatgtaacacagtagagtctgtaaacacctttacatgtaacacagtagagtctgtaaacacctttacatgtaacacggAAGAGTCTGTAAAgacctttacatgtaacacagtagagtgtgtaaacacctttacatgtaaaaCAGTAGAGTcagtaaacacctttacatgtaacacagtagagtgtgtaaacacctttacatgtaacactGTAGAatctgtaaacacctttacatgtaacacagtagagtcagtaaacacctttacatgtaacacagtagagtgtaaacacctttacatgtaacacggaagagtctgtaaacacctttacatgtaacatggtagagtctgtaaacacctttacatgtaacactGTAGAatctgtaaacacctttacatgtaacacagtagagTCAGTAAACACCTTTGCATGTAACACAGTAgagtgtaaacacctttacatgtaacacggaagagtctgtaaacacctttacatgtaacacggaagagtctgtaaacacctttacatgtaacatggTAGAGTCTGTTAAGACATTAACATCCAGAACTCTGCATGACGCAGTTATTATAATGGTTGCTGGTGTTGTTATGTGGTGTTTtgtcattgtctttgtgttgATCTAGATTCATACCTGCAGGAAGCGTCAGAGGAGATGATGAACACACAGAAGACACAAAACTATCACTGCTGTGATCAGAAGAATTGATCTAAACACAGAGAGAGATCATAATGAAACACTACATGTgttaatgctttattaatgcatttgtgtgacatttgtttatttataataatattatagtttatagacctttaaatgttacataaatataataataaatgctaTAGTATTGCTATAGTAATATAGCAACAAATTGGGGTGCCATGATGATTGTTTTCTAAAACGGGATCGAGCTGTAAACAGCCAGACAAGATATCCTGAGCCCTTAACCTAAACTTCTCCTAGCATTAAGGGTGTGTGGAAGTGACACCCTCTGGCCcaacccccttctggagtaaccccacccCTTTTTGGAGGGTCCAACCCCTTCTGGAGTAGTCTTGCTCCCTTTTGGAGCTGGCCCAACCCCCTTCTGTAGTAACCCCACCCCTTTTGGAGCTGGCCCAACCCCCTTCTGTAGTAACCCCACCCCTTTTGGAGGGGCCcaacccccttctggagtaaccccacccCATTTTGGAGCTGTCCAAGCCCCCTTCTGGAGTAGTCCTGCTCCCTTTTGGAGCTGGCCCAACCCCCATCTGTAGTAACCCCACCCCTTTTATAGCTGTCCCAACCCCCATCTATAGTAACTCCACCCATTTTAGAGCAGGTCCAGCCCCTTGGGGAATACCTCCACTACATTTGGAGGGGTTCAACCCATTCTGGAGAAACCCCACTCCCTTTTGGAGCTGGCCCAACCCCCTTCTGTAGTAACCCCACCCCTTTTGGTGGGGCCCAACCCCCTTCAGGAGTAACCACGTTTAATTTTGGAGCAGGCCCAACCCCTTCTGGaataatacatgaatacattaaacatcacattatctgctAAAAACATACACCgatgtgagtgaaaacactggagactgaAAAATGAAAACAGGCTTCTGTTATGAATCGGGGAACACAATCACATTCAGGAAACGGGTGGATTGTATCGTGTCGATATCAGCAATATTGGCCTTCATAGTACTATCTTTAACATTGAAAAGAATATAAGTGATGTCAGCAGGACTTACAGAAGCATCTCCGGTCTGTGAAGCTCCTGAAACAACATCAAACACACAGATCAGTTATGTGTCATGCATCAAACACACAGATCAGTTATGTGTCCTGCATCAAACACACAGATCAGTTATGTGTCATGCATCAAACACACAGATCAGTTATGTGTCATGCATCAAACACACAGATCAGTTATGTGTCATGCATCAAACACACAGATCAGTTATGTGTCATGCATCAAACACACAGATCAGTTATGTGTCCTGCATCAAACATTGAATCAAATGAGTGGATTGTTGCAAGAGTACAGAGCTATGAAGTGAATGTGGTGATAATATAGATTTACCCGTGCAGCTCTCGGCACTTCTGACAGAGAGATACGAATCTCTGTGAAAGCTCGACATCGATGGAAGACGTTTAGTGACTTCAGACGCTGCAGTCGAATGCTGTCGGACATTCTACAGAGAGAAATCATAAACACTGATGATAGAAATATTGATTATGCTACAATGTCTCATTCATCAGAGCTGATGACACACTGattttattatcatcattattattgttttaaagaaAGACTTCGAAAAGTATCTTTGACAGATGTTTTACCAGGCGCTCATGTGACGTCAGGTTGCCATAGTTCCCAGGTTGCGATTGGCTCGGTAGTACATTTCCCAGCATGACCTCTTGACCTGATGGGCTGCTCCGATTGGCTGAGCTCCAGGGGTCACAGCTATTTGTTCTgtctgacacacacacgcacacactttagtttgtttctgaacacaaacactcatattgTGAATTTGCTGTTAAACTCACCCGTGCTGGCGAAGGGGCTGTGCGTGATGTGGGAGAGGGGTACGAGACACGCAAGTGCCCTTTCAGCTCTTCTGGAGAAaacacctgtcaatcaatcatACAAGAGATGTTCTTATGTTCAACACACTTCATTACAGCTATAAAGTCAACACAGAATCAACATTGCTCTCttaatacacatcatataaacactttacacaatccaatcaattcaccCCACATTTCATTCTCATTGAAGACTTCATTACAGAAGTCAAATGGTTGTGAgtgtcatttcatgttgactgGAGGCTCATCCACTTCCTGAATTTATCACATGTGTTCTTTATGCTCTTATCATGTGTAATACATGTGTTATTACagtatttgtttgtatgtgttcTTTGTGGAGGTCTGTGCTGTAAGTCAACATAAATCAAGTCAGTCCATTCACAGACACACAGCACTCTTTCTGATTGGCTGTTCTCCTACAGGGCTGTTCTGATTGGCCGGTGAGATCACAGACAGCTCagtgaacagcagatgctgcaggaTCAAGCCAATTATCCCAGAGAATGTTTATCTGAGCATGTATTCAAACGAATGGGAGGAATTGGAACATGAAATATAGTGGATGTGGATAAGAAAGTCACGCCTTACAggtaaagagccaatcacctgttAGAtatagacatcgcctgtcaatcaactctagaacgcaCATGCACATTTGCTTGACCAGCcataaaaatgttgttgtttagtgtgatctgaggtaaaggaacacaaattatgacctcattgttgtcagattttactgctgattaaaaacatgttatttgATCGTCATCTTGACTatccgttttggagatttcggtctttcctcaTTCAAGTTGATCACTAAAAATAGCTGACCGGTAGCATTCACAAGATCCGCAGAGTGGACTTACTCGCCTTAAAAGAGACTTTGATTGTCTGCGATCAGTGAACACTAACGAGACGACTCATGACATGAAGGTTTCATCCCATGATACAACCGTTCTCACCTGGCAGGTAAACATGACTCCAGAATATCACTCAAAACCTTTAcactgttttattaatttaattacaacatgttgcctccgcgtctgagacctcaatccacgcatcttatcatgtgacttgttgagcgctattctccgcggcatccacgcacaactcgccacacgccccaccgagagcgagaaccacattatagtgattaCCCCatggactctaccctccctagcaactgggccaatttggttgctaaggagacctgtc
It includes:
- the LOC127638298 gene encoding transcription factor 12-like; protein product: MFTCQHLLFTELSVISPANQNSPVGEQPIRKSAVFSPEELKGHLRVSYPSPTSRTAPSPARTEQIAVTPGAQPIGAAHQVKRMSDSIRLQRLKSLNVFHRCRAFTEIRISLSEVPRAARINSSDHSSDSFVSSVCSSSPLTLPAAGANQWPQSTGQTSLPANYNPPLHSLSVNKHNTSGYTQTHLTNDSVCLNVCQIEDRLDRLEDAIHVLRNHAVGVANADLTNDLCSLFGPITSMRPNLPICGIMSNRTSVVRESAGVAMRSSVAQPTSDSTNQRDRHRGVLRCVEFKSERVDVQRNSSDEDIRASVHEDENLSPEQKAGRERERRMVNNARERLRVHDINEAFKELGHMCHLHLQNDKPQTKLLILHQAVTVILSLEQQVRERNLNPKTACLHRREDEKSSNVSLDPQFMNIHNIQNNM